One Williamsia phyllosphaerae genomic window, TCGGCATCGAACGTGGCGCTGTACAACCTCGGTGTCGGCGCCGCGGCGGATCCGCTCGACGTCGAGGGCCTGCGCTACATCCACGACATCTCCCCGAAGGTGTTGCCCACGTTCGCGACCGTGGCCGGGAGCTTCGAGGCGACCGAGGCTCCGACGGTTTCCTTCCCCGGTATCGAGATCGACCTCGCGAAGGTCGTGCACGGGAGCCAGCAGGTCACGACCCACCGTCCGATCCCGGCGAGCGGCAAGGGCACGACCCACTCGCGGATCGCCGAGGTGCAGGACAAAGGATCGGCGGCCGTCGTCATCACCGAGACGCAGACGTTCGACTCCGACGGTGAACTCCTGTGGACCACCCGGTCGTCCATCTTCGCCAAGGGCGAGGGCGGCTTCGGTGGTGATCGCGGCACGTCGGAGCGCGTCGAGTACCCGGACCGCGACCCGGACTCCGTCCTGACCGTGGCGACGCGACCGAACCAGGCTCTGCTCTACCGTCTCTGCGGCGATCGCAACCCGCTGCACTCCGATCCGGCCTTCGCCTCCGCCGCCGGTTTCCCCGCGCCGATCCTGCACGGACTGTGCAGCTACGGGACGGTCTGCCGGGCGATCACCGACGAGCTCCTCGGCGGCGACGCCGACGCCGTGGCCGGGTTCGGCGCGAAGTTCGCCGGCGTGTTCTTCCCGGGCGAGACGTTCCGGATCTCGGTGTGGGACACCGGCACCGACCTGGTGGCGACCGCGACCGCGGTCGAGCGCGACGATGCTCCGGTACTGGGCAACGTGGTCCTGACCCGGCGCTAGTCCCGGCTGTGCGTCGCCAGGAAGCCGTCGACCGCAGCCCGCGCGATGGCCTCGTAGTCGAAGGTCGGCAGTGTGCTGAGCCGTCCCATCGCCAGCGGTCCGATGATCAAGGCCATCGCGGTGATCCGATCAACCTGTCCGAGCAGTTCGACCGCGTCCGCACTCGAGAGCACCTCGTCGAACGGCCACAGGTACTGATCGGCGACCCGTTCGCGCAACGTCCGTTGCTCGACACGGTCCGGGTCCTCGCCACGCGCACCGTACGTCTCGTCCAGCCCGGCGCCGAGCGAGAGCCACGCCAGAAACGTCGTCGAGGCGGGCACCTCCGCGAACAGTCGGGCCTGCGACAGGGCCAGGGCCGTCAGCCGGTCACGTACCGAACCCATGGGCGGCGGTGCCGGGGCGGCCGGGACCACGACACCGAACGCGGCCGCGACCACCTCTGTCGTCGAGGCGAAATGACGATAGAACGTCGCGCGCGACACCTCGGCGGCCCCGATCACGGACTCCACGGTGACGGCGGACGGCCCGGCGGCGCGGAGCAGATCTGCCGCGGCGGCCACCACCTTGGCGCGCGATTGCGCCGGACGGGGATCAGTGCGGCGCACCCGGTCATCCATGGTCACGAAACGCAACCTACCGCTTACGAGACTGTTAGTCTCAAAAAATCGTCAGCCCATCGAGCCGACGACCAGCAGCATCCCGAGGACCAGCAACACGAGCGGTGCCACCATCGCCACGACGCGCCAGAATCGGATGGACGCACCGGAATGCGGTCGGCCGGTATGAGTACGGAGAGACATGGTCACGGTTCCTTTCACACCGGGGCGACGTCGACCCGGGCCCTTCGAGCGATCTGTGACTGCTAGGACCAGAGTGACAGAAGTAACAGTTGAGATCGGGCAGCCACTCCGCGCGTCGGCGTCACGATTGCGCAACACGGGTGTGTCGAGCAGCCACCCGATCACGAGAGGGTGCGAGCGATGACCACGGTGAAGCCCGGCCCCGACCGCCTCACGATTCGTGCCGTCTGGCTCATCGCCGTCGCCTGCGGCGCACTGAGCGCGGTCGTCGCGGCCATGGCCGCACTCAACACGGCGTTGGCCGAGATCGCCCCGGACATCGAGGCCGACGCCGGACAGATCACCTGGCTGGTCGACGGCTACACGCTCACCCTGGCGGCACTACTGCTGCCCGCGGGCGCGCTCGGCGACCGGTTCGGTCGACGCGGGATGTTGATCGGCGGCATGGTCGTGTTCGGCGTCGCGTCCCTGCTGCCGGTGTTCCTCGACGACCCGAACCTGATCATCGCGTCCCGCTGCCTGGCCGGTGCCGGTGCCGCGCTGGTCATGCCCGCCACCCTCTCGCTGATCACCTCGGGTGTCCCCGAATCCAAGAGACCACTCGCGGTGAGCATCTGGGCCGGTGTCGCAGGCGCCGGAGCCATCGGCGGGTTCTTCGTCACCGGAATCCTGTTGGAGTTCTTCAGCTGGCATTCGATCTTCATCACCTTCGCCGCGGCGTCCGCGGTCATCGTGGTCATGGCCCTCACCGTCGACACCTCGCGCGACGAGAACCCACCACGCTTCGACATCCGCGGCTCCGTCACCTCGGCGGTGGCGATCGCCGCCTTCGTGTTCGGGCTCATCGAGGGCCCGGTCCGCGGTTGGGACGACCCACTCGTCCTGATCGCCCTCATCGGCGGGTTGGCACTCGTGGGCGCATTCATCCATCTGGAGCTGGCCCGCGACCACCCGCTGCTCGATGTCCGCCTGTTCCGTCGACGCGCCTTCGGTTCGGGCGCATTCGCGATCGCGCTGCAGTTCCTGGGATCCTTCGGCACGTTCTTCCTGATCCTGCAGCGTCTACAGCTGGTGCTCGGGTATTCACCACTGCAATCGGCCGTGGCGATGTTCCCGCTGGTGATCGTCGTGATGGTGATGTCCCTGCTGGGAAATTGGCTGGCGGTGCGGTTCAACTTCCGCGCCGTGCTGGCGCCGGGCATGTTCGTGTTCGGGATCGGGATCGTGCTGTTGGGCGCGTTGACCTACACCGAGTACTGGGTCATCGCGATCCTGTTGTCGGTCATGGCCTTCGGTCTGGGCGTCGCGACCGCCCCCGCGACCACAGCCATCATGGTGTCGACCCCGGTCGAGAACCAGGGCGTCGGCTCCGCCGTCAACGACACCGCCCGCGAACTCGGCGCCGCGATCGGCATGGCCCTGGCGGGCAGCATCGTCGCCGCGGGCTACACCGCGCGTATCGGCGCGACCGCCGACCGCGCGCGTGAACAGTTCCAGACCATGGGTGATCAGCTGATCTCCGGTGGACAACAGGCCCGCGGCGAGATGGTCGCCGCGCAGGGTGACGTCGTCGCCGAGAACATCGGACGGTCGCTGGCCGAGGCGAAGGCGGTCTCCGAACAGCTCGAGCAGAACGTCCCCGGCGACCTCGCCCGGACCGTTCTCGACGGCGCGCAACAGGCGTTCCTGCATCCCTCGAGCCAGGCCTACATCGTGCTGGGTGCGCTCGTGATCGCCGGTTCGGTGGTGTTGGCGTTCTGGGCCCCGAATCGACTGGACGAGAAGGCGACCGGGACGACGGTGGTGGCGGCACCATCGGACCGGGAGTCCGACCCGGTGGGTTGACCCACGCGGTCTAGACGGTCGCCACGGCCTCGACAGCGGTCGCCGAGGCCCACTTGTAGTCGGCCTTGCCTGCCGGGGATCGATGGATCTGTTCCACCACGGTGATCGTGCGCGGCACCTTGTAGCCGGCGATCCGTTCGCGGCAGGTCGTCTGGATCTCGTCGAGGGTCGGCGCGTCGGCCCCCTCGACCACCGAGACCACAGCGGCGACCTTCTGGCCGAATCGCGGGTCCGGCACGCCGACGACGAGGACGTCGTGCACGGCCGGATGTGCCTGCACAGCCGCCTCGACCTCCTCGGCGAACACCTTCTCGCCGCCGGTGTTGATGCACCCCGAACCGCGGCCCAGGAACACGACGCCGCCGTCGGCGTCGAGTCGGCCCATGTCGCCGAGGATCGCCGCGCGACGCCCGTCGGGCAACGTCACGAACGTACGGGCCGACTTCTCGGGATCCTTGTGATAGCCGACGGGGACGCGGCCGACGCGGGCGATGAAGCCGATTTCCTCCGATCCCGGTTCGATCGGCTCGAGGGCCTCGTCGAGAACGGTCAGTGCCGGGTTCGAGGTGGACCGCAGCAGGCCGTCCGCGCCCATGATCAGCTCGCCGTCGTTGCCGGTCTCCGACGCACCGAAGTTGTCGCGCATCCACAGATCGGGTTTGACCGCCCGCATCCGGTCGCGCACCGCCGTCGACCAGATGGCGCCGCCGTTGGTCACCGACAGCAACCCGCTGACGTCGAGGGTCCCCAGCGCTTCTCTGCGCTCCATCTCCTCCACGAGCGGCGCACCCATCCCGTCACCGACGATGAGCACGATCTGCACCCCGTGGTGCTCGATCGAGTCGAGCACGGCCGCCGGGACGAAGTCGCGCTGCAGCACCAACCGGCCGCCATTGATGAAGAACATGAACAGCGAGTAGATCGCGGCGCCGTGCATCAGCGGCGCGGCCAGCAGGAACGAGATCGGGGCGAATGTACTCGCGTTGTTCGCGATCGCGGCGTGGTCGGCGAGCGGTTCGGGGCCGTAGGGGTTGCCCCCGGACAGCGGCTTGTGGAAGAAGTCGTCGTGGCGCCACACCACGCCCTTCGGATAGCCGGTGGTGCCCCCGGTGTAGAGGATGTAGTGCTGGTCGCCGGATCGGGGCGGGAAGTCGCGCGCGGTGCTGTGCCCGGTGAGGTCGACGACCCCGACCGAGACCCGATCGTCGGCTGCGGCAGCGAGTTCCGGCGTGATGTCGCCGATCACCAGCACGGTGTGCACCGCGGTCTGCGGCAGCACGGTCGACAGCGTGCGCTGGTGCTCGTCGAGCTCCACGAGGACCGCGACCGCGTCGGAGTTCTCCAGGATGTAGGCGAGTTCGGTTGCGGTGTAGCGATAGTTGACGTTGATCGCGGTCGCACCGATCTTGAGCAGCGCGACCATCGCGTAGACGTGCTCGAGACTGTTCTTGAGGTACAGCGCGACGTGGTCGCCGGCACCGATCCCATGGTCGCGCAACAGATGCCCGAAAGCATTGGACCGCTCGTCGAGGTCGTGGTAACTGACATCGACGCCCTCGTAGCCGATCGCGATCCGATCGGGCACGGCATCGGCGATGGTCTCGAAGATGTCGCCGAGATTGAAGTCGGTGGAGGTCGTCTCGGTCATCGGGTCAGCACCAATCCGCTCGTGGGAACTCCGGTCCCGGCCGTGACGACGACGCGTTGCGCACCGTCGACCTGATTGACCGAGTCGCCCCGGAGTTGCCGCACGGCCTCGGCGATCCCGTTCATCCCGTGGATGTAGGCCTCGCCGAGCTGTCCACCGTGGGTGTTGAGCGGCAGCTCGCCACCGACCTCGAGGACGCCGGGGCGTCGGACGAAATCCTTGGCCTCACCACGGCCGCAGAACCCGAGTTCCTCGAGCTGCATCAGTGTGTAGGGCGTGAAGTGGTCGTAGAGGATGGCCGCGTCCATGTCGGTGGGACCGAGTCCGGACTGCTCCCACAGCTGCCGTCCGACGAGACCCATCTCCGGCAGGCCGCCCAGGTCGTCGCGGTAGTAGCTGGTCATGATGTATTGGTCGTTGCCGCTGCCCGACGCCGCACCCGCGATGATCGCCGGGACGTGCGGCATGTCCTTCGCCCGCTCGGCGGAGACGATCACCAGCGCCACACCACCATCGGATTCCTGACAACAGTCGAGCAGGTGCAGGGGCTCGGCGATGTAGCGCGAGTTCTGGTGGTCGTCGATGGTGATGGGCTTGTCGTAGAAGAAGGCGTTGGGATTGACCGCGGCGTGTTTGCGATCGACCACCGCCACGGCACCGAAATCGGCACTTGTCGCGCCGTATTCGTGCATGTACCGCTGGGCGACCATGGCCACGAACGCAGCCGGCGTGGACAACCCGTGCGGATAGCTGAACGCGTTGTCGGTGCCCGACGAGTTGTCCTGGGCGGCGAGACCGGCGTTGACCTGACCGAAGCGCATACCGGACCGCTCGTTGAAGGCACGGTAGGCGACCACGACGTCGGCGACACCGGTGGCGACGGCCATCGCCGCCTGCTGCACCGTCGAGCACGCCGCCCCACCGCCGTAGTGGATGCGCGAGAAGTACGTCAGGTCACCGATTCCCGCGGCACGGGCGACGGCGATCTCGGTGTTGGTGTCCATCGTGAACGAGACCAGGCCGTCGACCTCGGACGGGTCGAGTCCCGCGTCGGCGATCGCCGCCCCGACCGCCTCGGCGGCCAGGCGCAGCTCACTGCGGCCGGAGTTCTTCGAGAAATCGGTGGCACCGATCCCGACGATCGCGGCGGCGCCGGACAACGAGGTACTCATGCGTTGCCCTGAGCGGTGTGGTCCGGTGTCTCGGTGTGGTCCAGGACGACGCTCACCTGCGAGGTGACGTGCTTGCCCAGTGCGTTCGTGCCGACCACGTCGACCGTCGCGACCCCGTCGTCGACGGCGCTGACCGTCCCGGCGAACGTGAGCGTGTCGTAGGCGTACCAGGGGACGCCGAGGCGCAGCGTGATCGAACGGATCTGGGCCCGCTGTCCGGCCCAGTCCGTGACGTAGCGCCCGACCAACCCGGTGTCGGTGAGGATGTTGACGAAGATGTCCTCGGATCCCTTGCTCTGCGCGAGGTCTCGGTCGTGGTGGACGTCCTGGAAGTCGCGGGTGGCCAGGGCGGTCGAGACGATGAACGTCGGCGTTGCCTCGATCACCAGGGGCGGCAGGGTGTCGTCGACGGCCACGCGGGGTGGCGTGCGGGGCGGGGCCACGGGGGCGGTCATGTCGTCGCGCCTTTCGATCCGGCGGGTTGCCAGGCGTACAGGGTCCACGGATCACCGGGTCCGGGGACGGTGGCGTCGGGATCGGCTGCGTTGGATTCTGCTGGGAAATCGAGGAACTCGACGACGACCGGCATCCCGATGGACACCTCGGCGGGGTCGACCCCACGGAGTTGGCCGAGCATGCGGGCGCCCTCGTCGAGTTCGACCAGGGCGATGACGAACGGCAGGGTCCGGCCGGGCACGCGCGGGGCGTGGTGCACCACGAAGCTGTAGACGGTGCCCGTCCCGGCGGCGACCTGGTAGTCGGTGGTCTCGGAATGGTGCTTCCACAGCGCGGGAACCGGCGGGTGGACCAGGGTTCCGTCGGGGCGGCGTTGGATGCGTAGTTCGTGATCGGCCACCCCGGCCCAGAAGAACGCGGTGTCGCGAGATGCAGTGGGCCGCATCATCGCGCCGGCGTCGAGGTCGTCCGTGGGGGCGGCCAGCGACGATGTGACGCCGGGGGCTGCCGCCGACTCGTTCGATGCGGTGGGTGGCCGGAACTTGAGGATGCGGAAGTTCATCTCGGCGACGACCTCGTCGCCGACGGTCCAGACGTTGCGGGTGGTGAAGAACCATCCCTCGCCGAGCCCGGTGGTCTTCGGGCCGACCACGTCGAGCAGTTCCGACGAGATGGCGACGTGCTCCCCCGGGCGGGTGTAGCGGTGATAGGTCGAGTCGCAGTTGGTGGCGACGACCGAGGTGTACCCGGCGTCGTCGAAGATCTGCGAGACCGCGCCCAGCGGGTCGTCGTCGGACCGCGCCCCGTGTAGGCCGCGCATGGTCCACACCTGCGCCATCGCGGGCGGGGCGACGACGCCGTCCCAGCCGGCGGCCCGCGCCGCGTCGTCGTCGCGGTAGATCGGGTTCCCGTCGCCGATCGCCTCCGTCCAGTTGGCGATCATAGGGCCGTTGATCGGATCACGTCCGGGCACCGGAGCGCTGGCGCCACCGGCACGCACCGCGTCGGTCGAAGTGCGGATCCGGTCGGCCGTGCTCGCCACGGTCTGATCCACGCTCATCGCGGCGCGCGCGGGAGACCGAGGCCCGAGGTCGCGATCATGTCCCGCATGACCTCGTTGACGCCGCCACCGAAGGTGATCACCACGTTGCGTTTGGCCTGCGCGTCGAACCAGCGGATGAGCTCGGCGGTCTCCGGATCGGCGAGATCGCCGAAGCGGCCGATGATCTCGTCGATGAGTCGGGAGATGCGCTGCACCCGTTCGGTGGCGAACACCTTGGTGGCCGCGGCGTCGGCCATGGAGATGGACTCGTTGCCCGACGAGGACACCTGCCAGTTCAGCAGTTCGTTGATGCGGGTGTAGGCCGCGATCTCGGCGAGCGCCCTGCGCACGTCCGGATTCTTCGCGGGCACCGTGCCGTCGGCCGCCGGTTTCTGCGCCCACGCGGTGATGCGGGCCAGCAGTCCGTCCATCCGTCCCGCGGGACCGAGCATGACGCGCTCGTGGTTCAGCTGGGTGGTCAGCAACCGCCAGCCGAGGTTCTCCTCGCCGACCAGCATGCCGACCGGGACGCGGACGTCGTTGTAGTAGGTCGCGTTGACATGGTGGGCGCGGTCGGCGGTGATGATCGGGGTCCAGCTGTAGCCGGGATCGCTGGTGTCGACGATGAGCATCGAGATGCCCTTGTGCTTCGGGGCGTCCTTGTCGGTCCGGCACGCGAGCCACACGTAGTCGGCGTCGTGACCGCCTGTGGTCCACAGCTTCTGCCCGTTGACGATGTACTCGTCACCGTGCCGGACCGCGGAGGTCTTCAGCGACGCGAGGTCGGTGCCCGCCTCGGGCTCGCTGTAGCCGATCGCGAAGTGCACCTCGCCCGCCAGGATCGCCGGGAGGAACTTCTGCTTCTGCTCGTCGGTGCCGTGCACCTGCAGGGTGGGGCCGACGGTCTGCAGGGTCACCGCGGGCAGCGGGACGTCGGCGCGCGCCGCCTCGTTGACGAAGATCTGCTGCTCGATGTCGCCGAATCCCTTGCCGCCGTACTCCGCCGGCCATCCGACGCCGAGCCAGCCGTCGCTGCCCATCTGGCGGATCACCTTGCGGTACGTCGGACCGTGTCGCTCGGTCAGCATCGCCGCCTGGTCCTCGGGCGAGATCAGCGTCGAGAAGTATTCGCGCAGCTCGGCTTTGAGGGACTTCTGTTCGGGGGTGAGGTCGATGAACATCGATCTAGTACTCCTGGCCGGTCGAGTCCGCCAACTCGTCGGCGAACATGGACGACTCCGCAAGCTCGTCGAGACGGGCGGTGGCCCCACCGACGATGCGGGCGAGGTCCTTGATGATCGAGTAGTAGCGGTGCAACGGATAGGTGATGTCCACACCGACACCGCCGTGCAGGTGCGTCATGGTGCGCAGGGTCGACGGCATCTCGGCGGCGAGCCAGTAGGTGGCGATCGACAGGTCGCGGTCGGCGTCGAGCCCCTCGGCCAGGCGCCACGCCGCCGACGTCACCGCCAGGTTCATCGACCGCCCCACCACATAGATGTCGGCGATCTGCTGGGTGACGGCCTGGAAGGTGCCGATGGGCTTGCCGAACTGATTGCGGTTGCTGACGTGGTCGGCGGTGATGCGCAGCGCACCGGCGAGGATCCCGTCGGCGTACGCGGCCAACCCGAGTCGGTAGAGGTCCCGCAACGCCCGACCGTCCCGAGACACCAGCGCCGCGTCGTCGACGGCGACGTTCTCCAGCCGGACGGTGTACTCACCCCATCGCGACGACGCCGGGGTACGAGTGATCGACACCCCGTCGGCGGCCGCGTCGACGAGCACGATGCCGGAGTCGGTGGTGACCAACAGCGCTGCCGCCCCGTCGGCGTGCAGGACCGCGGTCTTCGTTCCGGTGAGCCGACGGCCGGACAGCGAGGTGTGCGGTGCGGTGGTCAGCGCGGCGCCGGGTTCACCGATCGCGATGGCGACATGGCCTCCGGCGACGATGGTCTCGGCGAGACGATCGAGCGCAGACGACGATTCCCGGATCGCCAGTCCGGCGACCAGGGTGCCGATGGCGGGGGTGACGCCCGCCGACTCGCCGAGTTTGGTCAGCAACGGCAGCAGTCCCAGGATGCCGACGGTGTCGCCGCCACGGTCCTCCGGCAGCGGGAGCGCGACCACCCCGGACTCGACCATCGCCGACCACAGGGGAACCTCGAGGCCGCCGGGTGCGTCGAACTGTTCGTCCCACACCGGGGTGTGACGTCCGACCAGGTCAGTGGCCACGTCGCTGACCGCCTGGGCCGTGCCGTCCAGGGTGAAATCCACGCCGGGACACCTCCTCGTCGAAACCGTTTCTAGAACCTGTTCTAGTTGTATCAGAGATCAGAGTGCGCGCGGTAGGCCGAGGATTCGTTCTGCGGCCGCCGTGGCCAGCACCTGGGTCGTACCGCCGGCGATGGTCAGGCAGCGGTTGCGCAGGAACAGATCGGCGGCGTCGGAGGTGGCGAGTCCGGCCGGCCCGAGCACCGACAGCGCGAACTCCGGTACGTCCTGTCGGTGCCGGGCGCCGATCAGCTTGCGGACGCTCGAGATCGCGCCGGGGTCGTGGCCGGCCATGCTGCGCAGAACCGACTGCGCGTCCATCACGCGGCCGATCTGCGCCTGGACGCACAGTGCGCCGAGGGCGTCGAGGTCCACCGGTCCGAGGTCGGTGTCCGACGTGGCGATCTGGCCGAGCAGGGACTCCATCTCGGCGCCGAGACCCGAACCGCCCATGGCCACGCGTTCGTTGGCCAGCGTCGTGCGAGCGAGTCGCCAGCCGCCGTTCTGCTCCCCCACGAGGCAGTCGTCGGGTACGAAGACGTCGTCGAGGAAGACCTCGTTGAACAGGGCGTTGCCGGTGATCTCGCGCAGCGGCCGGACGTCGATCCCCGCGCTGGTCATGTCGACGAGGAAGTAGCTGATGCCCTTGTGTTTCGGGACGTCGGTGTCGGTGCGGGCGAGGCAGATGGCCCAGTCCGCGGTCTGTGCGGCCGAGGTCCACACCTTCTGCCCGCGCAGGGTCCACCCGCCGTCGACGCGGGTGGCCCGGGTGCGCAGGGAGGCGAGATCCGAGCCCGCCTCCGGCTCGGAGAACAGCTGGCACCAGGACACGTCACCGGCGAGTGTGGGCGCCACGAACCGCTCGCGCTGCGCGGCCGTCCCGTGCTCGAGGATGGTCGGGATCGCCCAGGCGCCGATCACCAGGTCGGGTCGGGAGACGCCCGCGCGGTCGAGTTCGGCGTCGATGAGCAACTGCAGCGCGGCGCCCGCCCCCAGCCCGAACGGCGCGGGCCAGTGGGGGGTCAGGTACCCGGCGTCGACGAGCGCGCGCCGCGTGTCCGCAGCGGCGGCGATCTGCTCGCATGTGGCGCGGACGGCGGCGCGGTCGTCGTCCACCTCGGACAGGTCGATGTCGATGCCGCGTCTCGTCCCGCCCAGGACGGCATGGGCCGTGGCCGCGCGCCACGGTGTGGTGCCACCGAGTTGCGCACGCAGCGAGAGCGCGAATCGGAGGTAGAGGTGCGCGGCGTGGTCGAACGTGAAGCCGATGCCGCCGAGGATCTGGATGCAGTCCTTCGCGTTGGCCACTGCGAGGTCGCCGACCGCAGCGGCCGCGACCGCCGTCGACAGCGCTGTCTGAACGTCGTCGGGGTCCGACGCGGCCGCGTGTTCGGCCACCGCGTGGGCGACGTCCCACGCCGCCGCACTCATCTGCTCGCTGCGGCACAGCATCTCGGCGCAGATGTGTTTGACGGCCTGGAACGACCCGATCGGCGACCCGAACTGCTCGCGGACCTTGGCGTACTCGACCGCGGTGTCGAGTGTCCATCGGGCCACGCCGGAGGCCTGGGCGGCGAGACCGGCGACCAGCGCGCCGCACACGAGGGCGTCGCCTGCGTCGAGGATCTGATGCTCGGCCATCCCGACACCGCGTAGCGACACCGTGCTCACGGTCGCGGTGCCGTCGACCGCGTCGGCCGCCTTGACCTCGACGCCCGGCGCAGCTGCGTCGACGACCGCCCACCGACGGGAGCCGTCGACGTCGATCACCAGGAGCAGCAGTCCGCCTCCGCTGTGCCCGACCACGGTCTGCGGCTCTGCGTCGACGACGATCCCACCGCCGTCAATATGTCGTGCGACCGCAGACGGCGTCGCGTCGGACACCAGCCCGGCGGGGGCGAGCGCGCAACCCCGGTGGCCGGACATCATTTCCGTTGCCATCTCCTGTGCCGCGTCGGCCCCCGACCGGCTCAGGAAATGCGTCGCGATCGCCGTCGACACCAGCGGGCCGGGGACCAGATCACGCCCACACTGTTCGAGCATCACCGCGAGGTCCACGAACCCCAGGTCGAGGCCGCCGCGCTCGTCGGGTGCGGTCGCCGCGAACAGGCCGAGTTCGGCGACGCCGGGCCACACCGCCGATCGCGCGTCGGATTCGTCGTCGACGGCCTGCTCGTCGAGACTGCGGCGGACCACGTCGACGACCCCGGTGTGCTGCGCCCAGCGTCCGATGGCCTCGGCGAACGTCGTCTGATCTTCCGTGCTGGCAATCGTCATGACTCCGGCGACCTCACTCAATTCCGCGTGCGGGCAAAGTAGAACCTGTTCTAATTATGCCTGTTGGTGACGGATGCGGGTAGTCGGGTACTCGGGATGTCAACTCGTCGACCGAAGGCGGCGCGGCATATCGTGGACAAATCGGTTTTGCGGCAGCACCGCGGCGGGGTCACCCGAGCGGAGCGCGGAAGTAAGGAAGTGACCATGGCCACCCCCGCGACACCCGGCGGCCCGGTGCCCACCGTGGGCGTGACCACCGACCCGGATCTGGGGTCCAACGCGCAACGGGAACGCCGTCGTCGGATCCTGGACTCGACGTTGGCCCTGGCCTCGAAGGGCGGATACGACGCCGTGCAGATGCGCGCTGTCGCCGACAAGGCCGACGTCGCCGTCGGCACCCTCTACCGCTACTTCCCGTCGAAGGTGCACCTGCTGGTGACGGCCCTGGCTCGCGAACTCGAACGCGTCGAGTCGCGGGCCGATCGCTCACGCCTGCAGGGCGACACCGCACTCGAACGACTCCGCAGCGTGCTCGACCTGATCACCCTCGCGATGCAGCGCGATCCGCTGCTGACCGAGGCGATGACGCGGGCGTTCATGTTCGCCGACGCCTCCGCGGCCACCGAGGTCGACGCCGTCGCCGCCGTCATCGACCGCCTCCTCGCGGGCGCGATGGTCACCGGCGAGCCCAGCGACGAGGACCTCAAGATCGCGCGCGTCATATCCGACGTGTGGATGTCGAACCTGGTGCAGTGGTTGACCCGTCGCGCCTCGGCGACCGACGTCACCAACCGTCTCGAGTTGACCATCGAACTACTGCTGGCCGGGCGCGACTCCCGCAACTGACCCGGCGCCGGAAGTGTGCCGTTTCGGTGACCGTTTCCCCAGGTGAGGGTCACCGAAACCACACATCATCGGGACGCACCGGTCATCGCCCGGGTGCGGCGGCGGATCTCGTCGGCGACCTCGCCGGGAGAGTTGACCACGACGGCGTCGGCCATCGACCACAGCGCGCCGAGCGCGTACCGCAGGTCGGCGCAGGTCATCCGCACCGACCGCCACCCGTCGGTCACGGGCCCGACGTCGAGGACGTCGAACCGCATGCGCGTGAGGTCGTCGTAGCGATCCGCGCGCACCCGGACCGCAACCTCGCTCGGGACGAACCGTCCGCGGAACTCACTGCGCCGTTCCTGCCAGATGTGTTCGAGGTCGACGTCGTCGGGTCGGTCCGCGGGCTCGTCGAGCACGGTGACGTCGGACATGCGTGAGACGCGGTACATGCGCTCGGTTCCATCGCGACGGGCGACGAGATACCAGGTGTCGCCGCCCATGATGAGGCCGACGGGATCCAGTGTCCGCTCGACGGACTCGGCTCCGAACCGCTTGTACTGCAGCCGGATCCGGTGACCGAGGAACACCGACTCCTGGAGTTGGGCGAGCGGCTGCGACGCCGGCGCCTCGGCGACGAACCCCTCGGGGCGCACCAGGATGCGCCGCGCGGCGAGCTTCACCTCGTCGCGATGCG contains:
- the kstR gene encoding cholesterol catabolism transcriptional regulator KstR codes for the protein MATPATPGGPVPTVGVTTDPDLGSNAQRERRRRILDSTLALASKGGYDAVQMRAVADKADVAVGTLYRYFPSKVHLLVTALARELERVESRADRSRLQGDTALERLRSVLDLITLAMQRDPLLTEAMTRAFMFADASAATEVDAVAAVIDRLLAGAMVTGEPSDEDLKIARVISDVWMSNLVQWLTRRASATDVTNRLELTIELLLAGRDSRN
- a CDS encoding helix-turn-helix transcriptional regulator, encoding MRADRLLALVMLLRHHGRMTAAALAAELEVSQRTVLRDIDALSVSGVPVYADRGRNGGFALLPGYRTDLTGLTLDEARALLSSGAGRLTSPAFVSAMRKVAAAIPDSHRDEVKLAARRILVRPEGFVAEAPASQPLAQLQESVFLGHRIRLQYKRFGAESVERTLDPVGLIMGGDTWYLVARRDGTERMYRVSRMSDVTVLDEPADRPDDVDLEHIWQERRSEFRGRFVPSEVAVRVRADRYDDLTRMRFDVLDVGPVTDGWRSVRMTCADLRYALGALWSMADAVVVNSPGEVADEIRRRTRAMTGASR